A genome region from Cucumis sativus cultivar 9930 chromosome 4, Cucumber_9930_V3, whole genome shotgun sequence includes the following:
- the LOC101213916 gene encoding abscisic acid 8'-hydroxylase CYP707A1, translated as MGVVFLSILIFFLTLLWYISLKRDKKAAIRDGTKLPPGSLGWPYIGETLQLYSQHPDFFFAAKQKRYGEIFKTHILGCPCVMLASPEAARFVLVTQAHLFKPTYPKSKELLIGPSALFFHQGDYHCRLRKLVQSSLSLDSIRTLVPDIDSVAASALDSWATSGVINTFHEMKKISFEVGILTIFGHLEAAYKDDLKKNYSILEAGYNSFPTNIPGTPYKKALSARKRLNKILGDIIHERGERRLREKDLLGSLLNSIDDECEVKISDSQIADNIIGALFAAQDTTASVMTWIVKYLHDRPKLRQSIKAEQEEILKLNCENNQGLNWVQTRNMPITYKMVLESLRMASIISFTFREAVADVEYKGYLIPKGWKVMPLFRNIHHSPEYFPDPHNFDPSRFEVAPKPNTFMPFGSGVHACPGNELAKLEILIMIHHLVTKFRWELVGSQNRVQHSPFPVPFQGLPARFWKIAH; from the exons ATGGGTGTAGTTTTTCTAtctattttgatcttttttctCACTCTATTATGGTACATTTCTTTAAAGAGAGACAAGAAGGCAGCCATTAGAGATGGAACTAAGCTCCCTCCTGGTTCTTTAGGATGGCCTTATATTGGAGAAACTCTTCAACTCTATTCTCAACACCCCGATTTTTTTTTCGCTGCCAAACAAAAAAG GTATGGAGAGATTTTTAAGACCCATATACTTGGATGTCCTTGTGTGATGTTGGCTAGTCCTGAGGCAGCGAGATTTGTGTTAGTGACACAGGCTCATTTGTTTAAACCAACATACCCCAAAAGCAAAGAGCTTTTAATTGGCCCATCTGCTCTGTTTTTTCACCAAGGTGATTACCATTGCCGTCTAAGGAAGCTGGTTCAGAGCTCTCTTTCTTTGGACTCCATCCGTACCTTAGTCCCCGATATCGACTCCGTGGCCGCCTCCGCCCTCGACTCCTGGGCCACCTCCGGTGTTATTAACACCtttcatgaaatgaaaaag ATATCATTTGAAGTTGGGATATTGACCATTTTTGGCCATTTGGAAGCTGCTTACAAAGATGaccttaaaaaaaactacagCATATTGGAAGCAGGCTACAATTCTTTTCCCACCAACATTCCAGGAACTCCATACAAAAAGGCACTCTCA GCAAGAAAGAGGCTAAATAAAATCCTAGGTGACATAATTCATGAGAGGGGAGAAAGAAGGCTGAGAGAAAAGGATTTATTGGGGAGCCTTCTCAATTCCATTGATGATGAATGTGAAGTTAAAATAAGTGATTCCCAAATAGCAGATAACATAATAGGAGCGCTTTTTGCTGCTCAAGACACCACTGCCAGTGTCATGACTTGGATTGTTAAGTACCTCCATGACCGTCCCAAGCTTCGTCAATCCATAAAG GCTGAGCAAgaggaaattttaaaattaaattgtgagAATAATCAAGGGTTAAATTGGGTACAGACAAGGAACATGCCAATCACTTACAAG ATGGTATTGGAGAGCTTAAGGATGGCCAGCATTATATCATTCACTTTTAGAGAGGCTGTAGCTGATGTGGAATACAaag GATACTTGATTCCAAAAGGTTGGAAAGTGATGCCTTTGTTTCGGAACATCCATCACAGTCCAGAATATTTTCCTGATCCTCACAATTTCGACCCTTCTAGATTTGAG GTTGCACCAAAACCCAATACATTTATGCCATTTGGCAGTGGAGTTCATGCCTGCCCAGGAAATGAACTTGCCAAGCTCGAGATCTTGATCATGATTCATCATCTAGTCACCAAGTTCAG GTGGGAATTGGTTGGCTCGCAAAACAGGGTTCAGCATAGTCCATTTCCCGTTCCCTTTCAAGGCCTTCCAGCGAGATTTTGGAAGATAGCCCATTAG